The Actinobacillus suis ATCC 33415 DNA segment CTAAGCCTTTGCTTGGTGCAATGTTGCTTTCCGCACGAATGTTACGCACAGCGATGATTAACTCTTTAATCCAGCCGATTTGCGCTTCCGCCGCTTCGTCTAATTCGCTTTCCACGACTTTCGGTAACGGTTGTAACATAATGGTATCCGCATCAATGCCCGCAAAGCCTTTCACTTTCTGCCAAATTTCTTCGGTGATGAACGGCATAATCGGGTGTGCTAAACGTAATAATTTTTCAAGCACACGCACAAGCGTTTGGCTTGCGCCACGTTTTTGCGCTTCGGTACCATTTGCAAATACTGGTTTGGTTAATTCTAAATACCAGTCGCAGAACTCATTCCATGTGAAGTCGTAAATTGCGTTTGCCGCTAAGTCGAAACGATATTGGCTTAATGCGTCACGGAATGTGCCAGCTGTGCGATTGAACGTAGATTCAATCCAGCGATCCGCTAAGCTATATTCCACTTCGCCTGCTGATAAATCTAATTTATCATTAGTTAATACGAAACGGCTTGCATTCCATAATTTATTACAGAAGTTGCGGTAGCCCTCTAAACGTTTCATATCCCAGTTGATATCACGACCGTTACTTGCTAATGCCGCAAGGGTGAAACGCAATGCGTCCGTACCGTGTGCAGCGATACCGTTCTCAAACTCTTTGCGAGTCGCTTTAGCAATTTTTTCTGCAAGTTGTGGTTGCATCATATTGCCAGTACGTTTTTCGAGTAAATCCTCAAGTGAGATACCGTCAATCATATCGATTGGGTCAAGCACGTTACCTTTCGATTTCGACATTTTTTGACCTTGCTCATCACGAATCAAACCCGTTACATACACGGTTTTAAACGGAACTTGTGGTTTGCCGTTTTCATCTTTCACAAAGTGCATTGTGAACATAATCATACGCGCAACCCAGAAGAAGATGATGTCGAAACCGGTGATTAACACGTCAGTCGGGTGGAACATTTTCAGTTCTTTAGTTTGCTCTGGCCAGCCTAAAGTTGAGAACGTCCACAAGCCTGATGAGAACCAAGTGTCTAGCACGTCTTCATCTTGGCGTAACGCAAGATCTGCCGGTAAATTGTGTTTTTGACGCACTTCTTCTTCGTTACGAGCCACATACACATTGCCTGCTTCGTCATACCACGCTGGGATACGATGTCCCCACCATAATTGGCGAGAAATACACCAGTCTTGAATATCACGCATCCAAGAGAAGTAAAGGTTTTCGTATTGTTTTGGTACGAATTGAATTTCGCCGTCTTCCACCGCTTTGGTTGCTACTTCCGCAAGTGGTTTCACACTCACATACCATTGGTCAGTTAGCATTGGCTCGATTGGCACACCACCACGGTCGCCGTAAGGCACTTTCAAATCGTGCGGTTTGATTTCGTCTAATAAACCTAACGCTTCAAAATCCGCCACCACTTTTTTACGCGCAGCGAAACGCTCTAAGCCTTGATAATCCGCAGGGATTTTCGCTTCATAAGTCGTTAGTGGTTTACCGTCTGTGCCGATAATTTCCGCTTCCGCACGGATATCCGCATTCATCGTCATCACGTTTACCATTGGCAAGCTGTGACGTTTACCCACTTCATAGTCATTGAAGTCGTGTGCAGGGGTAATTTTTACCACACCCGTACCAAACTCACGATCAACGTATTCGTCTGCTACGATTGGAATTTCACGGTTTGCAAGCGGTAATACTACCGTTTTACCAATTAATGATTGGTAACGTTCATCTTCAGGGTGAACCGCCACCGCTGTGTCGCCTAGCACAGTTTCAGGACGAGTGGTCGCCACCACTAAATAATCTTTACCGTCAGCGGTTTTCGCACCGTTTGCCAACGGATAGCGGAAATGCCAAAGTGAACCTTTGCTCTCTTTGTTTTCCACTTCTAAATCTGAAATTGCGGTGTGAAGTTTCGGATCCCAGTTCACAAGGCGTTTACCACGATAAATTAAGCCTTCTTCGTGTAAGCGAACGAACACTTCTTTTACCGCATTCGATAAGCCTTCATCCATCGTGAAACGTTCACGATCCCAGTCGATTGAGTTACCTAAACGGCGCATTTGTTGGCTGATTGTGCCGCCTGAATACGCCTTCCAATCCCAGATTTTATTGATGAAAGCCTCACGCCCATAATCGTGGCGAGTTTTGCCTTCTTCCACCGCGATTTTACGCTCCACCACCATTTGGGTTGCGATACCCGCGTGGTCTGTTCCGGTTTGCCAAAGGGTGTTATTACCTTCCATACGGTTGAAACGGATTAAAGTATCCATCAAAGTTTGTTGGAAAGCGTGCCCCATATGCAATGAACCGGTTACATTCGGCGGTGGAATTGCGATACAGTAACTTGGAACGTCAGGATTCTCAGTCGGCTTAAAATAGCCCTGTTCTTCCCAGTGTTTATAAAGTGCTTGTTCTACTGCAGACGCATCGAAACGGTCTGCCATTTGGAGGTTTTGGGTCATTGTTTTTCTCTTTGATATAAATTTGTGTAGGTAGCTTACAACCCACGCACGGCAAGCCGTACGTGGTTAGGATCAGCCTTCGGCTGAGTGAGCCACGCTGTGGCTCGGTATTTTTTCTAACTTTCAGCCCTAGCAGGGCTGAGTTATGCTTAACCTAGTACGGCTTTGCCGTGCTAGGATTTATCGGCATACTCAATCACTTCTTCACGTCCATCCACGCTTTAAATTGAATTTGTAGTTGGCGTTGTTGTTCTCTAATTTGTTCAATTTTGGTCATTTGATTTCTCCAAAATTTGTAAAATTTTATGGAAGTTCAACCGCTTGCAACCCACGCACAGCAAGCCATACGAGGTTACGATCAGCCTTCGGCTGAGTGAGCTACTCTGTAGCTCGGTTTTCAAATCTCCCCCCAGCCCCTCTTTACTAAAGAGGGGAGTTGTCTTGTGGTAATGTGGAGAACGCTATTCTTCCCTAAACCAGTTCCCCTCTTTAGCAAAGAGGGGTTAGGGGAGATTTGTCCAATACCATATCCAAATAAGGTATGCTGTTTTTCTGGTAAATCGCCGAAACCGCTTAAAATTTCTAGCCCTAGC contains these protein-coding regions:
- a CDS encoding valine--tRNA ligase; translation: MTQNLQMADRFDASAVEQALYKHWEEQGYFKPTENPDVPSYCIAIPPPNVTGSLHMGHAFQQTLMDTLIRFNRMEGNNTLWQTGTDHAGIATQMVVERKIAVEEGKTRHDYGREAFINKIWDWKAYSGGTISQQMRRLGNSIDWDRERFTMDEGLSNAVKEVFVRLHEEGLIYRGKRLVNWDPKLHTAISDLEVENKESKGSLWHFRYPLANGAKTADGKDYLVVATTRPETVLGDTAVAVHPEDERYQSLIGKTVVLPLANREIPIVADEYVDREFGTGVVKITPAHDFNDYEVGKRHSLPMVNVMTMNADIRAEAEIIGTDGKPLTTYEAKIPADYQGLERFAARKKVVADFEALGLLDEIKPHDLKVPYGDRGGVPIEPMLTDQWYVSVKPLAEVATKAVEDGEIQFVPKQYENLYFSWMRDIQDWCISRQLWWGHRIPAWYDEAGNVYVARNEEEVRQKHNLPADLALRQDEDVLDTWFSSGLWTFSTLGWPEQTKELKMFHPTDVLITGFDIIFFWVARMIMFTMHFVKDENGKPQVPFKTVYVTGLIRDEQGQKMSKSKGNVLDPIDMIDGISLEDLLEKRTGNMMQPQLAEKIAKATRKEFENGIAAHGTDALRFTLAALASNGRDINWDMKRLEGYRNFCNKLWNASRFVLTNDKLDLSAGEVEYSLADRWIESTFNRTAGTFRDALSQYRFDLAANAIYDFTWNEFCDWYLELTKPVFANGTEAQKRGASQTLVRVLEKLLRLAHPIMPFITEEIWQKVKGFAGIDADTIMLQPLPKVVESELDEAAEAQIGWIKELIIAVRNIRAESNIAPSKGLEFLVRNVSDEQRKILAENDRLLKAMAKLDSVQVLSADETAPLSVAKLVGNVEVLIPMAGFINKEAELARLTKEIEKMRGEITRIENKLSNEAFVAKAPEAVIAKEREKMQEYQNGLEKLQGQYKAIEAL